Proteins co-encoded in one Waddlia chondrophila WSU 86-1044 genomic window:
- a CDS encoding SpoIID/LytB domain-containing protein, translated as MILRAWLLVVALLPFAASVEAGFLSNMRNIFVKHQHPVPAIDVLVVNDKPSAMIEVSGKYQLYNPHTKSLISKRYIGKKKLMQTDSSGLKWGEGFPGIFQLTIIPEDPSVGVSIDGVAYKGNVTVYDIGGSISIVNRVPIEEFLKSTLPRMYSEPMPEEAMAAIAIVARTNTYYFSCNPKSKFWSIDAAQVGYEGVESQNPSSPMDQAVSSTRHMILSQTGAYEGKITPFPAQWKEGHGAHSGSSSRIMLYEAEDIARTGGHAAQILSKAFPGSHIELIY; from the coding sequence ATGATCTTAAGAGCATGGTTACTTGTTGTCGCACTTTTGCCTTTCGCTGCGTCGGTAGAAGCTGGATTTTTGTCGAATATGCGGAATATCTTCGTCAAGCATCAGCATCCTGTTCCTGCCATCGATGTTTTGGTGGTGAATGACAAGCCTTCGGCGATGATTGAAGTAAGCGGGAAATATCAGCTCTATAATCCTCACACCAAGTCATTGATTAGCAAACGTTATATCGGTAAGAAAAAGCTCATGCAAACCGACTCTAGCGGACTTAAGTGGGGAGAAGGATTCCCTGGTATTTTTCAGCTAACGATTATTCCTGAAGATCCTTCTGTTGGCGTTTCGATTGACGGGGTTGCGTACAAAGGCAATGTGACAGTGTACGATATCGGAGGCTCGATCAGTATTGTCAATCGTGTGCCCATTGAAGAGTTCCTGAAATCTACCCTGCCTCGCATGTATAGCGAACCTATGCCTGAAGAGGCAATGGCTGCAATCGCTATTGTTGCCCGCACAAATACTTATTACTTTTCTTGCAATCCAAAGAGCAAATTTTGGTCGATAGATGCAGCTCAAGTTGGATATGAGGGGGTCGAATCGCAAAATCCTTCTTCACCGATGGATCAGGCTGTCAGCTCGACTCGGCACATGATTTTGAGTCAAACAGGTGCGTATGAAGGAAAAATTACCCCGTTCCCCGCTCAATGGAAAGAAGGGCATGGCGCACATTCAGGATCATCTTCTCGAATCATGCTCTATGAAGCAGAAGATATTGCTCGAACAGGTGGGCATGCCGCTCAAATTTTATCTAAAGCATTTCCCGGTTCTCATATCGAGTTGATTTATTAG
- the queA gene encoding tRNA preQ1(34) S-adenosylmethionine ribosyltransferase-isomerase QueA, with the protein MLDKLESYQFDLPEDLIAKVPVTPRDHSRLMVIDRSSGKIEEIPFYELPQFLGDGDRIVFNNTKVIPARLIGRKETGGQVELLLLEEKTEGVWLTMARPARKLKKGTKVIVSDRLCAEMIEELDEGMRLVRFDYEGLFWEVLAAHGEMPLPPYLQRDELPKLDRERYQTIYAKHAGAVAAPTAGLHFTKTLLEELTEKGVDIVEITLHVGLGTFRPVTAKTITEHKMHEERYWITQEAASRLNRPAKREICVGTTCCRALESAVNEQGNVFSGEGRTDIFIRPGYQFKKVTSLLTNFHLPGSTLMMLVSAFAGYDLTMNAYKKAVLDKFRFFSYGDAMLIL; encoded by the coding sequence ATGTTAGACAAACTTGAATCATATCAATTCGATCTTCCCGAGGATCTCATTGCGAAAGTTCCCGTTACGCCTCGCGATCATTCACGCTTAATGGTGATCGACCGCTCAAGTGGAAAAATTGAAGAGATCCCCTTTTATGAACTGCCACAGTTTCTTGGAGACGGCGATCGCATTGTGTTTAACAACACAAAAGTGATTCCTGCGCGTTTGATCGGTCGTAAAGAGACTGGGGGACAAGTTGAACTTTTACTTTTAGAAGAGAAGACTGAGGGAGTCTGGCTAACCATGGCTAGGCCTGCGCGCAAGCTTAAAAAAGGAACAAAAGTGATCGTTTCAGACCGGCTATGCGCAGAAATGATTGAAGAGCTAGATGAAGGGATGCGGTTGGTGCGTTTTGATTATGAAGGCTTATTCTGGGAAGTTTTAGCAGCTCATGGAGAAATGCCTCTTCCTCCTTATTTGCAAAGAGATGAACTGCCGAAATTGGACAGAGAACGCTATCAAACCATCTATGCGAAGCACGCAGGTGCTGTTGCAGCTCCGACAGCTGGATTGCATTTTACAAAAACTTTATTGGAGGAGCTAACAGAAAAAGGAGTGGATATCGTCGAAATTACTCTGCATGTAGGGTTAGGGACTTTTCGACCTGTCACGGCAAAAACCATTACCGAACACAAAATGCATGAGGAAAGATATTGGATTACTCAAGAGGCTGCATCCAGATTAAATAGACCCGCTAAGCGTGAAATTTGCGTCGGAACAACGTGCTGCAGAGCTCTTGAAAGTGCTGTGAATGAACAAGGTAATGTTTTTTCTGGAGAGGGGCGAACAGATATTTTCATTCGTCCAGGTTATCAATTTAAAAAAGTGACATCTTTGTTAACGAATTTCCATCTGCCCGGATCGACTCTTATGATGCTGGTTTCGGCGTTTGCGGGATATGATTTAACGATGAATGCTTATAAAAAAGCCGTTTTGGATAAATTCCGCTTCTTTTCCTACGGGGATGCAATGCTCATTTTATGA
- the ssb gene encoding single-stranded DNA-binding protein: MNYVHIIGRLGKDPEVRYTSDNKKVTTFTLASNYVKGGQEETIWWRVTVWGDRWDKMISYLSKGKPVMVGGEMRKPETYVDKSGQTQLGSIDLQADYIKFVPFGSKEENQQNSQNSYQQSAGTESGSGSFVTDEEPLPF, from the coding sequence ATGAATTATGTCCATATCATCGGGAGACTCGGAAAAGATCCAGAAGTTCGCTACACATCGGATAATAAGAAAGTAACAACTTTCACTCTTGCCTCTAATTACGTTAAAGGAGGGCAGGAGGAAACGATTTGGTGGAGAGTGACGGTATGGGGCGATCGTTGGGATAAAATGATCTCTTATCTCTCTAAAGGAAAGCCTGTTATGGTTGGAGGGGAGATGAGGAAGCCTGAGACTTACGTTGACAAAAGCGGTCAAACGCAGCTTGGTTCGATTGATCTACAGGCAGACTATATTAAATTCGTCCCGTTTGGATCTAAAGAGGAAAATCAGCAAAACTCTCAAAACAGCTACCAGCAATCCGCCGGTACAGAATCGGGATCCGGCTCATTTGTCACTGATGAAGAACCCCTTCCTTTTTAG
- a CDS encoding CesT family type III secretion system chaperone codes for MSFENAKQNLAEFGKELGLEGLEFDENNTCILGIDDEFSLHLTYEPNSKRLYLYSPLLDGLPRDDKTRLKLYETLLEGSMLGGQMAGGGVGVAVKEELILMHCTIDMEHAVSSALRAFAPLYVETVEKWRKICTDVSEGREVTPEMTKAVPGSGSPGQRGDEPKGIKI; via the coding sequence ATGTCTTTTGAAAACGCTAAACAGAATTTAGCAGAGTTTGGAAAGGAACTGGGACTGGAAGGACTCGAATTTGATGAAAACAACACGTGTATTTTAGGGATTGATGATGAATTTTCCCTTCATTTAACTTACGAGCCAAATTCCAAGCGTCTTTACCTTTATTCTCCTCTTTTGGATGGTCTTCCTCGCGATGATAAAACCCGTTTAAAGCTGTACGAAACCCTTTTGGAAGGTTCCATGCTGGGTGGACAAATGGCTGGCGGCGGTGTCGGTGTTGCTGTGAAGGAAGAACTTATCTTAATGCACTGCACAATTGATATGGAGCATGCAGTTTCTTCCGCACTCCGTGCATTTGCACCGCTTTATGTTGAGACTGTAGAAAAGTGGAGAAAAATCTGCACAGACGTTTCTGAAGGGCGCGAGGTGACTCCTGAAATGACGAAAGCCGTTCCAGGTTCCGGATCTCCTGGTCAACGTGGAGACGAACCGAAAGGGATCAAAATTTAA
- a CDS encoding leucyl aminopeptidase → MKFSTVASLDKRTKSDLLVIPFYQNKNPEPAAKIAALDSEIQAALSSGDFSAKEAEVLVTYPASSTDKRIALLGLGKKDQVSTETFRRAFGAVIKAALSRKACLLNVILPDEMSDDTLHGIAEGLFLANYAYDELKEKGEENVKLVDQCTLIGGKASDLKKVKKIGLIAEGVYLARNLINGNADEINPQKLADVAKEIAKKHAAMKATVFDKKRIEKEKMGLLLAVNRGSSVDPALIILEYAGNPRSKDKTVIVGKGITYDTGGLNLKPTGSMETMKSDMSGAAVVLGIMQAVASVGLKKNITMVIPSTENSIGAKSYKPGDVYTSYSGKTVEIGNTDAEGRLVLADALAYAVDKLKPSRMIDFATLTGAMVIALGEVTTGMMSNDDSLASALTEAGLTTYERVWRLPLYEEYKKALKSDFADIKNVGGRAGGSITAAMFLREFVKDVPWVHFDIAGTAFLSKQGPYHPKNGTGIGVRLMMEFLENHL, encoded by the coding sequence ATGAAATTTTCAACAGTTGCTTCTCTAGATAAGAGAACAAAAAGCGATCTTTTAGTCATTCCCTTTTACCAAAATAAAAATCCGGAGCCGGCGGCTAAAATCGCTGCGCTTGATTCTGAGATACAAGCAGCTTTGTCCAGCGGCGATTTCAGTGCGAAGGAAGCGGAGGTGTTGGTCACTTATCCTGCTTCAAGCACTGATAAGCGGATTGCTCTTCTTGGCTTGGGAAAAAAGGATCAGGTTTCCACAGAGACGTTCAGAAGGGCGTTTGGAGCTGTTATTAAGGCTGCCCTTTCCCGTAAAGCTTGCTTGTTGAATGTGATTTTACCTGATGAAATGTCGGACGATACGCTTCATGGAATTGCCGAAGGGCTCTTTTTGGCAAATTACGCCTATGATGAATTAAAGGAAAAAGGGGAAGAAAACGTCAAGCTTGTCGATCAATGTACATTGATCGGAGGAAAAGCTTCTGATTTAAAAAAGGTGAAAAAGATTGGACTCATTGCTGAAGGTGTATACCTGGCACGGAATTTAATCAATGGAAACGCCGATGAGATTAATCCTCAGAAGCTGGCAGACGTCGCAAAGGAGATCGCGAAGAAGCATGCTGCGATGAAAGCAACGGTGTTTGATAAAAAGAGGATTGAAAAAGAAAAGATGGGGCTTTTGTTAGCAGTTAACAGAGGCTCATCGGTCGATCCTGCGTTGATCATTCTGGAGTATGCAGGCAATCCTCGATCCAAAGATAAAACAGTGATCGTGGGCAAAGGGATCACCTATGATACAGGCGGCTTGAATTTAAAGCCGACAGGCTCGATGGAAACGATGAAAAGCGATATGAGTGGAGCCGCTGTCGTTTTAGGCATCATGCAAGCCGTTGCAAGTGTAGGACTGAAAAAAAATATCACGATGGTGATTCCATCGACAGAAAACAGCATTGGAGCCAAAAGCTATAAACCTGGCGATGTCTACACCTCTTATTCAGGCAAAACGGTTGAAATTGGCAATACAGACGCTGAAGGGCGCCTTGTGCTTGCCGATGCATTGGCATATGCTGTGGATAAATTGAAACCATCTCGGATGATTGACTTTGCGACTCTGACCGGTGCAATGGTGATTGCTTTGGGTGAAGTGACCACAGGCATGATGAGCAATGATGATTCTTTGGCTTCTGCGTTGACAGAAGCAGGGCTGACAACGTATGAAAGAGTTTGGCGGCTGCCATTGTACGAAGAGTATAAAAAGGCATTAAAGTCGGATTTCGCAGATATCAAAAACGTTGGTGGGCGGGCAGGTGGATCGATCACTGCAGCGATGTTCCTTAGAGAGTTTGTTAAAGATGTCCCTTGGGTCCATTTTGATATTGCAGGAACGGCCTTTCTTTCAAAGCAGGGTCCCTACCATCCTAAAAATGGCACGGGAATCGGAGTGCGTTTGATGATGGAGTTTTTAGAAAACCATCTATGA